One part of the Schistocerca piceifrons isolate TAMUIC-IGC-003096 chromosome 2, iqSchPice1.1, whole genome shotgun sequence genome encodes these proteins:
- the LOC124776073 gene encoding trypsin-7-like, with translation MIPHPDYPSGNNVNPNDIAVFRLRTAFTFNSYVQPISLPNAGDIPTAGSSAVASGWGVTEDSSQPDILQTVDVVVIDEATCRQLVDNFVSENPLTDTMICTGPVTGGISLCNGDSGGPLAQNGTLIGVASWVITPCGREGGPTMHTRVSAFLDFVNENI, from the exons TGGAAATAACGTGAACCCCAACGACATCGCCGTCTTCAGACTGAGGACTGCCTTCACGTTCAACTCTTACGTGCAGCCCATTAGCCTGCCCAACGCCGGAGACATCCCCACAG CTGGATCATCGGCTGTTGCGTCAGGCTGGGGAGTTACAGAGGATAGCAGCCAACCAGATATCCTGCAGACTGTTGATGTCGTCGTTATCGATGAAGCGACTTGTCGGCAGCTGGTGGACAACTTCGTTTCCGAGAACCCGCTGACTGACACCATGATCTGCACAGGACCAGTCACAGGAGGAATTAGTCTCTGCAAC ggTGACTCTGGCGGCCCACTTGCGCAAAACGGCACGCTGATTGGCGTGGCGTCGTGGGTTATCACCCCGTGTGGCAGGGAGGGAGGCCCCACCATGCACACCAGGGTGTCTGCCTTCCTCgactttgttaatgaaaatatttaa